A window from Nitrospira sp. ND1 encodes these proteins:
- a CDS encoding ABC-F family ATP-binding cassette domain-containing protein has protein sequence MAPNILLSCESISKSYGVRALFTDLSLALSDGDHVGLIGPNGSGKSTLLKILVGLESPDEGTRTLRRHTRIGYVPQEPLFPPHHSIEQVLQDTLTEDGLDPHEQGGRIARALSIGTFPDPEQAVSTLSGGWRKRLAITQALLLEPDVLLMDEPTNHLDLEGIIWLEQLLKNRAKAFLVISHDRRFLESVTSRMVELNRCYPEGRFESRGCYSDFLEQRDAALQAQADYQASLANRVRREVEWLRRGPKARTTKAKGRIQSAGKLIDELNQAESRSAQSTIGIDFSASGRKSKQLVVAEQVSKSFNGTPVITNLDLLLGPGQRLGLLGPNGSGKSTLLRLLAGTLEPDSGTITRADALRIVSFEQHRESLDQSTSLRRALAPSGDAVVYQDRSIHLASWAKRFLFRPEQLDLPVSKLSGGEQARLLIARLMLQPADLLILDEPTNDLDIPTLEVLEDSLLEFPGALVLVTHDRWLLDRVSTILLALDGTGRVDWFADYAQWESAQERAGGSAPESKSDGRAAVQDETASTSPARKPKKMSYREQKEWGTIEESILKAEEEVTACQAAMQDPAVLSDAAALQARSQALVAAQAEVERLYARWAELDEKRAQTVQSS, from the coding sequence ATGGCCCCGAACATTCTGTTGAGTTGCGAATCGATCAGCAAAAGCTATGGGGTCAGAGCCCTGTTTACAGATCTCTCCCTGGCACTCTCCGACGGCGATCATGTGGGATTAATCGGACCGAACGGATCCGGCAAATCGACCCTGCTTAAGATCCTTGTAGGGCTCGAATCCCCGGATGAAGGCACACGCACCCTGCGGCGCCACACACGCATCGGCTATGTTCCGCAGGAACCCCTGTTTCCTCCGCATCACAGCATTGAACAGGTGCTGCAAGACACCTTGACGGAAGACGGGCTGGATCCTCACGAACAGGGTGGCCGGATCGCCAGGGCCCTCAGCATCGGAACCTTTCCAGACCCGGAACAGGCCGTTTCCACACTCTCCGGAGGATGGCGCAAACGATTGGCCATCACCCAGGCCTTGCTACTCGAGCCAGATGTGCTACTCATGGATGAGCCGACGAACCATTTGGACTTGGAAGGCATTATCTGGCTGGAGCAACTGCTGAAGAATCGCGCCAAAGCCTTTCTCGTGATCAGCCACGATCGCCGGTTCCTCGAATCGGTGACATCTCGCATGGTGGAACTGAACCGCTGTTATCCCGAAGGCCGGTTTGAATCCCGCGGCTGCTATAGTGATTTCCTCGAACAGCGCGATGCCGCCCTTCAAGCACAAGCCGACTACCAGGCCTCATTAGCCAATCGCGTCCGCCGTGAAGTGGAGTGGCTGCGGCGCGGCCCCAAGGCCCGCACGACCAAAGCCAAAGGTCGGATCCAATCAGCGGGCAAGCTCATCGACGAATTGAACCAGGCCGAATCCCGTTCGGCACAGTCGACCATCGGCATCGACTTCTCCGCCTCGGGCCGAAAGTCCAAACAACTCGTGGTCGCGGAGCAGGTCAGCAAGAGCTTCAACGGGACGCCCGTCATCACCAATCTCGACCTGCTCCTCGGGCCCGGCCAACGGCTGGGACTCCTTGGTCCGAACGGCAGCGGTAAATCCACCCTGCTGCGGTTACTGGCCGGGACGCTGGAGCCCGATTCCGGCACCATCACGCGAGCCGACGCGCTGCGTATCGTCTCCTTTGAGCAACATCGCGAGTCCCTGGACCAATCGACGAGCTTGCGACGCGCACTGGCCCCGTCGGGCGATGCCGTCGTCTATCAGGATCGCTCGATTCACCTGGCTTCATGGGCGAAACGCTTTCTCTTCCGTCCCGAACAACTGGATCTCCCGGTCTCGAAACTGTCCGGCGGCGAACAGGCACGGCTCCTCATCGCCCGACTCATGCTCCAGCCTGCGGACCTGCTTATCCTGGACGAGCCGACCAATGACTTGGATATTCCAACCCTCGAAGTGCTGGAGGATAGCCTGCTGGAATTCCCCGGTGCGCTCGTGCTGGTGACCCATGATCGGTGGCTGCTGGATCGCGTCTCGACCATCCTGCTGGCACTGGATGGCACGGGACGCGTGGACTGGTTTGCCGACTATGCCCAGTGGGAAAGTGCGCAGGAGCGGGCCGGTGGATCCGCCCCGGAGTCGAAGAGTGACGGGCGTGCTGCGGTCCAGGACGAGACTGCCTCGACAAGTCCCGCTCGCAAACCCAAAAAGATGAGTTATCGCGAACAGAAGGAATGGGGCACGATCGAAGAGAGTATCCTCAAAGCCGAGGAAGAGGTCACAGCCTGCCAAGCCGCGATGCAGGATCCGGCCGTGCTGTCGGATGCCGCAGCGCTCCAGGCACGAAGCCAGGCATTGGTGGCGGCACAAGCTGAGGTGGAGCGGCTCTATGCCCGTTGGGCCGAACTGGATGAAAAACGTGCACAGACCGTGCAGAGTTCGTGA
- a CDS encoding transposase, translating into MRQSKFTETEIVSTLKEADAGRPVNEIWRHHGINSATYYKWKAKYGGLEASDVKRLKELEHENSRVKRMYADLSLENLALKDVIAKKL; encoded by the coding sequence ATGCGTCAGTCGAAGTTCACCGAAACGGAGATTGTGTCGACCCTGAAAGAGGCCGATGCCGGTCGTCCCGTCAATGAGATCTGGCGGCACCACGGCATCAATTCCGCCACGTACTACAAGTGGAAGGCCAAGTACGGCGGCTTGGAAGCCTCCGACGTAAAGCGGTTGAAGGAACTGGAACACGAGAACAGCCGCGTCAAACGGATGTATGCCGACCTGTCGTTGGAGAATCTGGCCCTGAAGGATGTCATCGCAAAAAAGCTCTAA
- the tcmP gene encoding three-Cys-motif partner protein TcmP, with protein sequence MSGYTPLVKVISMESEYLSDDGLETPEVGAWAEEKYRIVNLYDTLFSTGMKNKWECRVYIDLYSGAGYSRIKGTKKIIRGSPMIALNVAHPFDKYIFCEKDESLMSALKERVARDFPMRDVAFVWGDCNENVSKIMSLIPPHSKDKKVLTLCFVDPFNIGIQFEIVKKLSSKIMDFLIVLAVGMDATRNEAIYADPGNSQIDRFLGNSTWRQRWSEQRLLKIPFRHFLAQEYANQMAQIGYLPISIDKMKEVKSDDKNLALYHIAFFSKNKMGYSFWKDVLKYSDPQQTLGL encoded by the coding sequence GTGTCCGGCTATACACCACTGGTAAAGGTTATTTCTATGGAATCAGAATACTTGTCCGATGATGGCCTGGAGACACCAGAGGTTGGTGCCTGGGCAGAAGAAAAATACCGAATCGTAAATCTGTATGACACACTGTTTTCAACCGGAATGAAAAATAAATGGGAATGCCGGGTGTATATTGATCTTTATTCCGGGGCTGGATATTCGCGGATCAAAGGTACGAAGAAGATAATTCGCGGCTCACCCATGATCGCTTTGAACGTGGCGCACCCATTTGACAAGTATATATTCTGTGAGAAGGACGAAAGTCTCATGTCTGCACTCAAGGAACGGGTGGCCCGAGATTTCCCTATGCGGGATGTAGCCTTTGTGTGGGGAGACTGCAATGAAAATGTGTCCAAGATAATGTCATTAATTCCTCCACATTCAAAGGATAAGAAAGTTCTGACTTTATGTTTTGTGGACCCCTTCAATATCGGCATTCAATTTGAGATTGTAAAAAAGTTAAGCTCCAAGATCATGGATTTTCTGATTGTCTTAGCGGTTGGAATGGATGCTACTAGAAACGAGGCTATATATGCTGACCCCGGTAACTCCCAAATAGATCGTTTTCTCGGCAACAGTACCTGGCGTCAGAGATGGTCTGAACAACGGCTGCTCAAGATACCCTTTCGCCACTTTTTGGCTCAAGAATACGCGAATCAGATGGCACAAATTGGTTATTTACCGATTAGTATCGATAAGATGAAAGAGGTTAAGTCTGACGATAAGAATTTGGCTCTCTACCACATAGCATTCTTCTCCAAAAATAAAATGGGATATAGTTTTTGGAAAGACGTCCTGAAGTACTCTGACCCTCAGCAAACGCTAGGCCTTTGA
- a CDS encoding glutamine--tRNA ligase/YqeY domain fusion protein: protein MSTTPEPPTRSDFIREIVATDRAAGKHEGRVVTRFPPEPNGYLHIGHAKSICLNFGIANENSGGICHLRMDDTNPTTEDPEYVQAIQDDVRWLGFDWQDKMFFASDYFERLYDYAVGLIQKGLAYVDSLTADDMRKYRGTLTEPGQASPFRTRSVEENLDLFRRMRAGEFPDGTHVLRAKIDMASPNINLRDPVLYRIRHVAHYRTGTAWCIYPAYDFAHPLSDAMEGITHSICTLEFEDHRPLYDWVVEHCGTAQRPQQIEFARLNVTFTVMSKRKLLDLVERKLVNGWDDPRLPTLKGLRRRGFTPEALRAFCEAIGVAKRDAVVEMQLLEHFVREDLNKRAPRVMAVLRPLRLVIENYPEGQVEQLEAVNNPEDPSAGTRQVPFSRTLYIDQEDFREDPPKQFFRLSPGREVRLRYAYIITCVGVVKDPATGEVTELRCTYDPETKSGGAQAQRKVKATIHWVSAAHAIDAEIRLYESLMLMDPGKIPADQDWTQHLNPHSLERLPTCKVEPSLAAIAPGTRVQFERVGYFCADPDSSPDKLVFNRTVTLKDTWAKIEKAQTPR from the coding sequence ATGTCCACCACGCCAGAACCACCGACACGTTCAGACTTCATCCGCGAGATCGTCGCAACCGATCGTGCTGCCGGCAAACATGAAGGCCGAGTGGTCACCCGCTTTCCGCCGGAGCCGAACGGGTATCTCCATATCGGCCATGCCAAATCGATTTGTCTCAACTTCGGCATCGCCAACGAAAATTCCGGCGGCATCTGCCATCTCCGCATGGATGATACCAACCCGACCACGGAAGATCCTGAATATGTGCAGGCCATTCAAGACGATGTCCGCTGGCTCGGCTTCGACTGGCAGGACAAGATGTTTTTCGCATCCGATTACTTCGAGCGGCTCTACGACTATGCCGTGGGCCTGATTCAGAAAGGTCTCGCGTACGTCGACAGCCTCACGGCCGACGACATGCGCAAATACCGCGGAACCCTGACCGAGCCGGGACAAGCCAGTCCATTCCGCACCCGGAGCGTCGAAGAAAACCTGGATCTGTTTCGGCGGATGCGTGCCGGCGAATTTCCCGACGGGACCCACGTGCTGCGGGCGAAGATCGACATGGCTTCGCCGAACATCAATCTCCGCGATCCCGTGCTCTACCGGATCAGACACGTGGCCCATTACCGCACCGGCACAGCCTGGTGTATCTACCCGGCCTACGACTTTGCGCACCCCCTCTCCGACGCGATGGAAGGCATCACCCATTCGATCTGCACGCTGGAATTTGAGGACCACCGGCCGCTGTACGACTGGGTGGTCGAGCACTGCGGCACTGCACAGCGTCCGCAGCAGATCGAATTCGCCCGACTGAACGTCACCTTCACCGTCATGAGCAAACGAAAATTGCTCGATCTGGTGGAACGCAAGCTGGTGAACGGTTGGGATGATCCTCGCCTTCCCACACTGAAAGGCCTCCGCCGCCGCGGTTTCACACCCGAGGCCCTGCGGGCCTTTTGCGAGGCTATCGGCGTCGCGAAACGGGATGCCGTGGTCGAGATGCAACTGCTTGAACACTTCGTCCGGGAAGACTTAAACAAACGTGCGCCCCGTGTGATGGCGGTGCTTCGGCCCTTGCGGCTGGTCATTGAGAATTACCCGGAGGGACAGGTCGAGCAACTCGAAGCCGTCAACAACCCGGAAGACCCTTCAGCCGGGACGCGTCAGGTGCCCTTCTCACGCACCCTCTATATCGATCAGGAAGATTTCCGAGAAGATCCGCCGAAGCAGTTCTTTCGCCTTTCTCCGGGACGCGAGGTGCGCCTGCGGTACGCCTACATCATCACCTGTGTCGGCGTGGTGAAGGACCCAGCCACGGGTGAGGTTACGGAGTTGCGCTGCACCTATGACCCTGAAACCAAGAGCGGCGGAGCGCAAGCGCAACGGAAGGTGAAGGCGACGATCCATTGGGTATCGGCCGCTCATGCCATCGATGCAGAAATTCGGCTATACGAGAGCCTCATGCTCATGGATCCAGGCAAGATTCCCGCTGACCAGGACTGGACCCAGCACCTGAATCCCCATTCGCTGGAGCGACTGCCGACTTGCAAGGTAGAGCCCAGCCTGGCTGCGATCGCCCCCGGAACCAGAGTGCAATTTGAACGCGTGGGATACTTTTGCGCCGACCCCGATTCGTCACCCGACAAGCTGGTGTTTAATCGAACCGTCACACTCAAAGACACTTGGGCCAAGATCGAGAAAGCTCAAACCCCTCGCTGA
- a CDS encoding DUF5131 family protein produces MAQLTSIEWTEATWNPVTGCSKISPGCKFCYAERLAMRLKAMGQPRYRNGFEITLQRDLLSLPLKWSQPKMIFVNSMSDLFHDSVPEEFIQEVFATMKAAHWHTFQVLTKRSERLADVGGRLPWSKNVWMGVSVESPDFVHRIRHLLKVPAAVRFLSVEPLLAPIPRLPLSGIDWVILGGESGPGCRSMEEKWVRDIRDKCLFQTVPFFFKQWGGVRKKATGRVLDGVTWNQMPKPKRRHPISGRVKAEIR; encoded by the coding sequence ATGGCGCAATTAACATCAATAGAGTGGACAGAGGCAACCTGGAATCCTGTCACAGGTTGCTCAAAGATTAGCCCCGGATGCAAATTCTGTTATGCGGAGCGCCTTGCTATGCGCCTGAAAGCTATGGGGCAGCCTCGCTACAGGAACGGATTTGAAATCACTTTACAACGTGACTTGCTATCGTTGCCGCTTAAATGGTCACAACCCAAGATGATCTTTGTTAATTCGATGAGCGATCTTTTTCATGACTCAGTTCCGGAGGAGTTTATTCAGGAAGTATTCGCTACAATGAAGGCTGCACATTGGCATACATTTCAGGTGCTTACGAAACGATCGGAGCGCTTGGCGGACGTTGGTGGCAGGTTGCCATGGTCTAAAAATGTTTGGATGGGAGTTAGCGTGGAGTCTCCCGATTTTGTTCATAGGATTCGTCATTTATTGAAAGTGCCCGCTGCAGTGAGATTTTTATCCGTAGAGCCATTGTTGGCACCAATTCCGCGACTACCGCTTTCTGGTATTGATTGGGTCATACTCGGCGGAGAGTCGGGACCGGGCTGCAGGTCCATGGAAGAGAAATGGGTTCGCGATATACGTGATAAGTGCCTTTTTCAAACCGTGCCATTTTTCTTTAAGCAGTGGGGGGGTGTGCGTAAGAAGGCAACAGGAAGAGTCTTAGATGGTGTTACTTGGAATCAGATGCCGAAACCGAAACGCCGCCATCCAATCTCTGGTAGGGTAAAGGCTGAAATCCGCTGA
- a CDS encoding AlpA family transcriptional regulator: MVPSAKLITIREAANRLGLKESTIRKYILKRQIAYVKPSVRAVRIPIEELERILAAGLRPVIPQAEGAR, encoded by the coding sequence ATGGTCCCGAGTGCAAAATTGATCACCATTCGAGAAGCGGCCAACCGGTTAGGGCTCAAGGAAAGCACGATCAGGAAATATATCCTGAAACGGCAGATTGCCTATGTGAAGCCGTCGGTGCGAGCCGTGCGGATTCCCATTGAGGAATTGGAACGGATTCTGGCGGCCGGCTTGAGGCCGGTCATTCCCCAGGCGGAAGGTGCCCGATGA